One Hyphomonadaceae bacterium BL14 genomic window, ACGCCCGGCAGTTCGGCTGCATGCGCGCCGGCAGCCGGCAAAGAGCCGGTCGCCGCGATCGCGGCCAGAGCGAGGAAAGAGGCGAGAAGTGTTTTCATGAGACCTGTTTTGCCAAGATGGGGCTGAACGCGCTGTGAACATGCATGAAGAAGGCCATTCATCTGCACGGTCATGCGCAGGAGCCTGTGCACAGCGTGTCTCACCCGCCGCGCCGCCGCCTTGGATCGTAGCCTGCAGGCGGGGTCCAGGTCTCTAGAAAGGCCTCCAGCTCCGGATCGCCGGCCGGCACGTCAATGATCAGGCGGATGATCTGGTCACCGCGCTTGCCATCTCCCGCCGGCGCGCCCTTGCCGCGCAGGCGCAGGAGCGCCCCGGAGGTCGAGCCGGCCGGCACACGCACTTCCACCACGCCGTCCACGGTGGGCGCACGCACCACACCGCCCAGTACCGCCTCTTTCAGGCTGATCGGCAGATCCAGCCGGATGTCAGCCCCGTCACGCTGGAACTGGGCGTGGGACCGGATGCGCACCGTGATCAGCGCGTCGCCGGCCGGCCCGCCAGAGAGCGATGGAGCGCCCTGCCCGCGCAGGCGCAGCACCTGGCCGTCCTCCACGCCTGCGGGCACGCTGATCTCGTTGGCCCGCCCGCCCTGGAAGCTGACGCGCTTCTTGGCACCCAGCACCGATTCTTCAAAGCTGACATTGATCTCGCCGCGCATGTCAGGACCCGGTGCGTTGCGCCTTGCGCCGCCGGGGCCTGCGCTGGCACCCGCCGTGCGCGCGCGCTCGGCGAACAGGTCGGAGAACAGGTCGGATATGTCTTCAAACCGGCCCGTCGGACCCCGCTGGCCCGGGGGCGCATCGGGGTTGGAGCGGTAATGAAAGGGGGCGCGCTCGCGGCCCTCGGCATCGATCTCGCCGCGGTCGAACTTGGCGCGGGTCTCGGCGTTGGACAGAAGC contains:
- a CDS encoding J domain-containing protein is translated as MRDPYAILGVPKSASADEIRRAYRKLAKELHPDARPDDAKSEERFKEVTRAFKLLSNAETRAKFDRGEIDAEGRERAPFHYRSNPDAPPGQRGPTGRFEDISDLFSDLFAERARTAGASAGPGGARRNAPGPDMRGEINVSFEESVLGAKKRVSFQGGRANEISVPAGVEDGQVLRLRGQGAPSLSGGPAGDALITVRIRSHAQFQRDGADIRLDLPISLKEAVLGGVVRAPTVDGVVEVRVPAGSTSGALLRLRGKGAPAGDGKRGDQIIRLIIDVPAGDPELEAFLETWTPPAGYDPRRRRGG